A stretch of the Archangium violaceum genome encodes the following:
- a CDS encoding IS1380 family transposase has translation MGEILNDFGLEFNGSVKLEARAERLTSEAGAVLLREVDERLGLTRWLGEMLTDTRDEKRITHSLRELVRTDLLLLGQGWRDHDDADALRRDAALRLAVSDSKSSVPLRGKEGGAEGLASQPTLSRLTAMLAREENRKVLHEALVWQTGRRLRAQQPKGQKLKQVTVDVDGLPVEVHGHQEGSAYNGHYGVRMYHPIVASLAETGDLLDVRLREGNVHSANGALEFIDELLGRVEKEVCEVAAVRFDAGFPEEKLLAKLEERGTPYVARVRNTSVLQREAALPRFMNSGVPQGVGVHEEARKFGPGSRRCARGPASRSEVRLSAWTSPSWSSRPPRPRGGGSSRLQ, from the coding sequence ATGGGTGAAATCCTCAACGACTTCGGGCTGGAGTTCAACGGCTCCGTGAAGCTGGAGGCGAGGGCGGAGCGGTTGACGTCGGAGGCAGGTGCGGTGCTGCTGAGGGAGGTGGACGAGCGGTTGGGGCTGACGCGCTGGCTGGGGGAGATGTTGACGGACACGCGAGACGAGAAGCGGATAACCCACTCGCTGAGGGAGTTGGTGCGCACGGACCTTCTGCTGTTGGGGCAAGGGTGGAGAGACCACGACGACGCGGACGCGCTCAGGAGGGACGCGGCGTTGAGGTTGGCGGTGTCGGACAGCAAGAGCAGCGTGCCGCTGAGGGGGAAAGAGGGGGGAGCGGAGGGGTTGGCCTCACAGCCCACCTTGTCGCGGCTGACGGCCATGTTGGCGCGAGAGGAAAACCGGAAGGTGCTGCACGAGGCGCTGGTGTGGCAGACGGGGCGGAGGCTGAGGGCGCAGCAGCCCAAGGGCCAGAAGCTCAAGCAGGTGACGGTGGACGTGGACGGGTTGCCGGTGGAGGTGCATGGGCACCAGGAGGGCAGCGCGTACAACGGGCACTACGGAGTACGCATGTACCACCCGATTGTCGCCAGTCTGGCCGAGACGGGAGACCTGCTGGACGTGAGGTTGCGCGAGGGAAACGTGCACAGCGCCAATGGAGCGCTGGAATTCATCGACGAGTTGCTGGGGCGAGTGGAGAAGGAGGTGTGTGAGGTGGCGGCGGTGCGCTTCGACGCGGGCTTTCCCGAGGAGAAGCTGCTGGCGAAGCTGGAGGAGCGAGGCACGCCCTACGTGGCGCGCGTGCGCAACACCAGCGTGTTGCAGCGGGAGGCGGCGCTGCCGCGCTTCATGAATTCGGGAGTGCCGCAGGGTGTTGGCGTTCACGAGGAAGCGCGGAAATTTGGACCGGGAAGCCGGAGGTGTGCCCGGGGTCCGGCCTCCCGGTCCGAGGTGAGGCTCAGCGCTTGGACTTCGCCTTCCTGGTCGTCGCGGCCTCCTCGGCCTCGCGGCGGCGGTAGCTCTCGCCTTCAATAG
- a CDS encoding ATP-binding protein gives MDRVIHHCDIVSIEGDSYRRREAEASLESRRSRRSG, from the coding sequence ATCGACCGCGTCATCCACCACTGCGACATCGTCTCCATAGAGGGCGACAGCTACCGCCGCCGCGAAGCCGAAGCCTCTCTGGAGTCTCGCCGCTCCCGCCGCTCCGGCTGA
- a CDS encoding transposase, which produces MSQKKARAAEGRVRTKEPDRSQGWLFKQMPEQLVEPEHPVRVVAAAVEALDLRGFLAGAKAVEGHAGRPVTSPRLLLALWVYGIEQGVGTATELARRCEEDRAYQWLAGGVKVSHDKLSQFRVEHLEVLQQVFTDVLSVLLQQGLVSLEQVAQDGTRVRASASAPSFRREQSLRECQEQAELHLQAVLAQKDDPELTRGQQATREAKARDYQARVDAALEAIKQQQARKKGADKEKVRASTTDADARVMKMADGGFRPAYNLQFAVAGEALGGPRTIVGVEVTNQGSDMGSVSPMVEQIEQRTGQVPERVLADGGHATCADVKQCAAKGVEALISVPERMAQAGQQGDHSPEVEAWRERMRTDEAKEQYKARAGLVENVNAQVKGRYGLTQVTVRGLEKVKCVALLVALAHNLAAHGQPLVDALLARQSALAEPAHLLELAPGNAASLGGGISPVPVDQVTALPAGF; this is translated from the coding sequence GTGAGCCAGAAGAAAGCGCGGGCAGCAGAGGGAAGAGTCCGGACGAAAGAGCCGGACAGGTCGCAAGGCTGGCTGTTCAAGCAGATGCCGGAGCAGTTGGTGGAGCCGGAGCACCCGGTGCGGGTAGTGGCGGCGGCGGTGGAGGCGTTGGACCTGAGAGGCTTTCTGGCCGGGGCCAAGGCGGTGGAGGGACATGCGGGACGCCCGGTGACAAGTCCCCGGTTGCTGTTGGCGCTGTGGGTGTACGGGATTGAGCAGGGAGTGGGGACGGCGACGGAGCTGGCGCGCCGGTGCGAGGAGGACAGGGCGTACCAGTGGCTGGCCGGTGGAGTGAAGGTGAGCCACGACAAGCTGAGCCAGTTCCGGGTGGAGCACCTGGAGGTGTTGCAGCAGGTGTTTACCGACGTGCTCTCGGTGCTGTTGCAGCAGGGGCTGGTGAGTTTGGAGCAGGTGGCGCAGGACGGCACGCGGGTGAGGGCCAGTGCCTCGGCGCCTTCGTTCCGGCGAGAGCAGTCGCTGCGGGAGTGCCAGGAGCAGGCCGAGCTGCACTTGCAAGCGGTGCTGGCGCAGAAGGACGACCCGGAGCTGACGCGTGGGCAGCAGGCGACACGAGAGGCCAAGGCGCGTGACTACCAGGCGCGGGTGGACGCGGCGCTGGAGGCGATAAAGCAACAGCAGGCCAGGAAGAAGGGGGCGGACAAGGAGAAGGTGCGCGCCTCCACCACGGATGCGGATGCACGGGTGATGAAGATGGCCGATGGGGGTTTCCGACCCGCCTACAACCTGCAATTCGCGGTGGCTGGGGAGGCGCTGGGAGGGCCAAGAACCATTGTGGGAGTGGAAGTCACCAACCAGGGCAGCGACATGGGCAGCGTGAGCCCCATGGTGGAGCAGATTGAGCAACGCACGGGCCAGGTGCCCGAGCGCGTGCTGGCCGATGGCGGCCATGCCACGTGCGCAGACGTGAAGCAGTGCGCGGCCAAGGGGGTTGAAGCGCTCATTTCGGTGCCCGAGCGCATGGCCCAGGCCGGGCAGCAGGGGGACCATTCCCCCGAGGTAGAGGCGTGGCGTGAGCGCATGCGCACCGACGAGGCCAAGGAGCAGTACAAGGCCCGCGCCGGCCTGGTGGAGAACGTCAACGCGCAGGTGAAGGGGCGCTATGGCCTGACGCAGGTGACGGTGCGGGGGCTGGAGAAGGTGAAGTGTGTCGCCTTGCTGGTGGCCCTGGCGCACAACCTGGCCGCACACGGCCAGCCTCTGGTGGATGCGCTGCTGGCGCGCCAGAGCGCGCTTGCCGAGCCGGCTCACCTCCTCGAGCTGGCTCCAGGCAACGCGGCCTCTCTCGGTGGCGGCATCAGTCCGGTGCCGGTGGACCAGGTCACCGCCTTGCCTGCTGGCTTCTGA
- a CDS encoding DUF2381 family protein, with protein sequence MLPPSPGAVLLAALLAGAAQAAEPPLVPRCAATARFDLAAESPEGALSVCVSADEPTTFVFDSLLPPGAVEMLPDNRSIGVAQGDDFVTVNPRRGFLPGERVKVTVRFADGAAPASVTFWLVGHGGLKSAR encoded by the coding sequence GTGCTGCCCCCCTCTCCCGGTGCCGTCCTGCTGGCCGCCCTGCTCGCTGGTGCTGCGCAAGCCGCAGAGCCTCCCCTCGTCCCCCGCTGCGCCGCGACGGCTCGCTTTGACTTGGCGGCGGAGTCCCCGGAGGGGGCCCTCAGCGTGTGCGTCAGCGCGGACGAGCCGACGACGTTCGTCTTTGATTCCCTCTTGCCGCCGGGAGCCGTGGAAATGCTGCCTGACAATCGCTCCATAGGTGTTGCACAGGGGGATGACTTCGTGACCGTGAATCCCAGGCGGGGATTTTTGCCCGGGGAGCGAGTCAAGGTGACGGTGCGCTTCGCGGATGGTGCAGCCCCGGCCAGTGTGACCTTTTGGCTGGTGGGGCATGGTGGACTCAAGAGCGCTCGATAA
- a CDS encoding ISAs1 family transposase: MSREKNRGGRAGGPSTPHGERGKGKNEQDTPSRVQRMMTSLGLTFKGVKDPRARRGQRHPLAAMLMLLVQALAVGRRVLRHAEALGEDMLREGTAPEGLKRPVSDTTLDRLLGKLEPEGLEQEVEQLVRRGLDKGLIRHELFARGVVSIDGKAGESTPGQAPCEPSHTTKDEQGREYWYPYALRASLTSSTAQPVLDQKLLEGKQGEATAFPELFKRVVEKFGRHFEYVTVDAGMTSAANASVVREAGKHYLMALKENFHRLHDKAWVALAGAPVKVRVRERAKGEWVERELRVVDEPPEEDFPGAEQWVWVRQRRTRDGELPKVETRLFLTSIPSGQLSAEQMLTLVRRHWGIENGPNWTADVVLEEDSASPSLRGNAPLVLSWLRLLAYNLLALVRTHLPTRDKRPQSFARTMEVLYQGLLGLAVLPESLATLA, translated from the coding sequence ATGAGTAGGGAGAAAAACCGGGGCGGGAGGGCTGGCGGGCCCTCCACACCCCATGGGGAGCGCGGGAAGGGAAAGAATGAGCAGGACACCCCCTCTCGCGTGCAGAGGATGATGACGAGCCTGGGGCTGACATTCAAGGGAGTAAAGGACCCGAGAGCACGCCGGGGACAGAGGCACCCGCTGGCGGCGATGTTGATGCTGCTGGTGCAGGCGCTGGCGGTGGGGCGGCGGGTGTTGAGGCATGCCGAGGCGCTGGGGGAGGACATGCTGCGCGAAGGCACGGCACCCGAGGGGCTGAAGCGGCCGGTGTCCGACACGACGTTGGACAGACTGCTGGGGAAGTTGGAGCCAGAGGGGTTGGAGCAGGAGGTGGAGCAGCTGGTGCGGCGTGGGTTGGACAAGGGGTTGATACGCCATGAGCTCTTCGCCCGTGGCGTCGTCAGCATCGACGGGAAGGCGGGGGAGAGCACGCCGGGGCAGGCGCCGTGCGAGCCGAGCCACACGACGAAGGATGAGCAGGGACGGGAGTACTGGTACCCGTACGCACTGCGCGCCAGTCTCACCAGCAGCACGGCCCAGCCGGTGCTCGACCAGAAGTTGCTGGAAGGCAAGCAGGGAGAGGCGACGGCGTTTCCCGAGCTATTCAAGCGGGTGGTGGAGAAGTTCGGGCGGCATTTCGAGTACGTGACGGTGGACGCGGGAATGACGAGCGCGGCCAACGCGAGCGTGGTGAGGGAGGCGGGCAAACACTACCTGATGGCGCTCAAGGAGAACTTCCACCGGCTGCATGACAAGGCGTGGGTGGCGTTGGCGGGAGCGCCGGTGAAGGTGCGAGTGCGCGAGAGGGCGAAGGGGGAGTGGGTGGAGCGGGAGTTGAGAGTGGTGGACGAGCCGCCAGAAGAGGACTTTCCCGGCGCCGAGCAATGGGTGTGGGTGCGGCAGAGGCGAACCAGAGACGGCGAGCTGCCGAAGGTGGAGACGCGGTTGTTCCTCACCTCCATTCCCAGCGGGCAACTGTCCGCGGAGCAGATGCTGACGTTGGTGCGTCGGCACTGGGGGATTGAGAACGGGCCCAACTGGACAGCGGACGTGGTGCTGGAGGAGGACAGCGCCTCGCCCAGCCTGCGAGGCAATGCACCCCTGGTGCTCAGCTGGCTGCGTTTGCTGGCCTACAACCTGCTGGCCCTGGTGCGCACGCACCTGCCGACTCGCGACAAACGGCCCCAAAGCTTCGCACGCACCATGGAGGTGCTCTACCAGGGCCTGTTGGGTCTGGCCGTGCTGCCCGAGAGTCTGGCCACACTTGCCTGA
- a CDS encoding M1 family metallopeptidase: protein MARPDPHSYNDDTQPETENLTWKARVDFRTRRLHAEATLTLKETSAGPLDLDTRDLEIRSVVDAEGKPLPFLVSPPEPILGSRLRVELRPDTKQLTVRYRTSPQASALQWLTPAQTAGGQYPYLFSQCQAIHARSVVPLQDTPRIRIRYRAELTVPKELKAVMAAGFLGREEQGVEAIERYEMPQPIPPYLLAFAVGRLAAKELGPRSRVWAEPEVLESAAEEFEDVDAMLRAAEALFGTYDWERFDLLTMPPSFPYGGMENPRLTFLTPSLLAGDKSLVSVVAHELAHSWTGNLVTNASAEHFWLNEGFTVFAERRILEVLYGADVAALHAALGRRALEDAVQHFKEHPKLTALRTHLTGVDPDEAFSQVPYEKGFLFLRAIEDAVGRPAFDDFLKRYIESHRFQALTTEQFTAFVEKHLPGVLEKVDAEAYLNKPGIPAGAPVPRSERLEQIGRMKDKVPTAEDVKDWTPAEWQLYIEGLRKGTPRDVFRQLDERFHLTKSHNSEVLVSWLAAALRAGWEPALGRTEAFLGEVGRMKYLKPLYGALAATLEGKALARSLFNRYAERYHPIAQAAVESILNRA from the coding sequence ATGGCCCGACCCGACCCGCACTCCTACAACGACGACACCCAACCCGAGACCGAGAACCTCACCTGGAAGGCCCGTGTGGACTTCCGCACGCGCCGACTGCACGCCGAGGCGACACTTACACTGAAGGAAACCTCCGCCGGTCCGCTCGATCTGGACACGAGGGACCTGGAGATCCGCTCGGTGGTGGACGCCGAGGGCAAGCCCCTGCCCTTCCTGGTGTCCCCGCCCGAGCCCATCCTCGGCAGCCGCCTGCGGGTGGAGCTGCGCCCGGACACGAAGCAGCTCACCGTCCGCTACCGGACGTCGCCCCAGGCGAGCGCCCTGCAGTGGCTGACGCCGGCCCAGACGGCGGGCGGCCAGTACCCGTACCTCTTCAGCCAGTGCCAAGCCATCCACGCACGCTCCGTGGTGCCGCTTCAGGACACGCCGCGAATCCGCATCCGGTACCGGGCGGAGCTCACCGTGCCCAAGGAGCTCAAGGCGGTGATGGCCGCGGGCTTCCTGGGCCGCGAGGAGCAGGGAGTGGAGGCGATCGAGCGCTACGAGATGCCCCAGCCGATTCCGCCCTACCTGCTCGCCTTCGCGGTGGGCCGGCTGGCGGCCAAGGAGCTGGGCCCTCGCTCGCGGGTGTGGGCCGAGCCCGAGGTGCTCGAGTCGGCCGCCGAGGAGTTCGAGGACGTGGACGCCATGCTGCGCGCGGCGGAGGCGCTCTTCGGTACGTACGACTGGGAGCGGTTCGATCTGCTGACGATGCCGCCCTCGTTCCCCTACGGGGGCATGGAGAACCCGCGGCTCACCTTCCTCACGCCCTCGCTGCTGGCCGGGGACAAGAGCCTGGTGAGCGTGGTGGCGCACGAGCTGGCGCACTCGTGGACGGGCAACCTGGTGACGAACGCATCGGCCGAGCACTTCTGGCTGAACGAGGGCTTCACCGTCTTCGCCGAGCGGCGCATCCTCGAGGTGCTCTACGGAGCGGACGTGGCGGCGCTGCACGCCGCGCTAGGCCGGCGCGCGCTGGAGGACGCGGTCCAGCACTTCAAGGAGCATCCGAAGCTCACCGCGCTGCGCACCCACCTGACGGGGGTGGATCCGGACGAGGCCTTCTCCCAGGTTCCGTATGAGAAGGGATTCCTCTTCCTGCGAGCCATCGAGGACGCGGTGGGCCGGCCCGCCTTCGATGACTTCCTGAAGCGCTACATCGAGTCGCACCGCTTCCAGGCGCTCACCACGGAGCAGTTCACGGCCTTCGTGGAGAAGCACCTGCCGGGAGTGCTGGAGAAGGTGGACGCGGAGGCGTACCTGAACAAGCCGGGCATTCCTGCGGGAGCGCCCGTGCCGCGCTCGGAGCGGCTGGAGCAGATCGGGCGGATGAAGGACAAGGTGCCCACGGCCGAGGACGTGAAGGACTGGACCCCGGCCGAGTGGCAGCTCTACATCGAGGGGCTGCGGAAGGGGACGCCGCGAGACGTGTTCCGGCAGTTGGACGAGCGCTTCCACCTGACGAAGAGCCACAACTCGGAGGTGTTGGTGTCGTGGCTGGCGGCGGCGCTGCGGGCGGGCTGGGAGCCGGCGCTGGGCCGCACCGAGGCCTTCCTCGGGGAGGTGGGGCGCATGAAGTACCTCAAGCCGCTCTACGGGGCGCTGGCGGCCACGCTCGAGGGCAAGGCACTCGCGCGCAGCCTGTTCAATCGTTACGCCGAGCGCTACCACCCCATCGCGCAGGCCGCGGTCGAGTCCATCCTCAACCGCGCGTAG
- a CDS encoding 3-hydroxyacyl-CoA dehydrogenase/enoyl-CoA hydratase family protein, with protein sequence MTTRIRKVAVLGAGVMGSGIAAHLANSGVRALLLDIVPPKAGPGEDTASKSFRNKFALGALANMRKQKPSPIVSEQVFTAIEVGNFEDDLGRLAECDWVIEVVKEDMAVKQALFAKVEQHARKDAIVSSNTSGLSIKGMLEGRGAEFRKRFLVTHFFNPVRYMKLLELVAGPETDAEVVKSIHRFGEEVLGKGIVYGKDTTNFIANRVGTYGMMRTISEMQKAELTIEEVDKIFGPAMGRPKSAVFRTADIVGLDTFSHVAKNCYDTLTQDEEREVFAAPEFLQKMVAKGMLGDKSGGGFYKKDKSSGGKDILALDLKTLEYRPQAKVRYESLGAAKDVENVRERVATVLNGQDKAAKFAERITLDVLAYASRRIPEIADDVVNIDRGMRWGFAWDLGPFETWDAYGVKKGVERMKELGLKPAAWVEEMLAAGRTSFYGVENGKDTYWDIPTRSVKVVPENARTARVEYLKRGNKKITGNDSATLWDMGDGVTLLEFHTKMNSIDDGIIAMMNTALDETEKNFRGLVVGNDGANFSAGANIMAMLWAAKNGEFDTLRQMAGALQAANQRMRYSPVPVVTAPFNLTLGGGAEVTMGGNAIQASSELYMGLVEVGVGLIPGGGGTMMLLRNVYGAYSADKDFDAFPFIKKVFLSIGTAKVATSAEEARELGFLSQADGISANRDFLLSDAKQRVLGMANAGFRAPRPTRFRLPGPSGYATIDMMLYDMELNGQVSAHDRKIAQKLARVLTGGDTSPSVLLTEERLLELELEAFLSLCGEEKTQDRLMYMLEKGKPLRN encoded by the coding sequence ATGACGACGCGGATCCGCAAAGTGGCAGTGCTGGGCGCGGGCGTGATGGGCAGCGGTATCGCCGCGCACCTCGCCAACTCGGGCGTGCGTGCGCTCCTCCTGGACATCGTGCCGCCCAAGGCGGGGCCCGGTGAGGACACGGCCTCCAAGTCCTTCCGGAACAAGTTCGCCCTCGGCGCGCTGGCCAACATGCGCAAGCAGAAGCCCAGCCCCATCGTGTCCGAGCAGGTGTTCACCGCCATCGAGGTGGGCAACTTCGAGGACGACCTGGGCCGGCTGGCCGAGTGTGACTGGGTCATCGAGGTGGTGAAGGAGGACATGGCCGTCAAGCAGGCCCTGTTCGCCAAGGTGGAGCAGCACGCGCGCAAGGACGCCATCGTCAGCTCCAACACCTCGGGCCTGTCCATCAAGGGCATGCTGGAGGGCCGCGGCGCCGAGTTCCGCAAGCGCTTCCTCGTCACGCACTTCTTCAACCCCGTCCGTTACATGAAGCTGCTGGAGCTGGTGGCGGGCCCGGAGACGGACGCCGAGGTGGTGAAGAGCATCCACCGCTTTGGCGAGGAGGTGCTCGGCAAGGGCATCGTCTACGGCAAGGACACCACCAACTTCATCGCCAACCGCGTCGGCACGTACGGGATGATGCGGACCATCTCGGAGATGCAGAAGGCGGAGCTGACCATCGAGGAGGTGGACAAGATCTTCGGCCCCGCCATGGGCCGCCCCAAGTCCGCCGTGTTCCGCACCGCGGACATCGTGGGCCTGGACACCTTCTCCCACGTGGCGAAGAACTGCTACGACACGCTCACCCAGGACGAGGAGCGTGAGGTCTTCGCCGCCCCCGAGTTCCTCCAGAAGATGGTGGCCAAGGGGATGCTGGGCGACAAGAGCGGCGGCGGCTTCTACAAGAAGGACAAGAGCAGCGGCGGCAAGGACATCCTCGCGCTCGACCTGAAGACGCTGGAGTACCGGCCGCAGGCCAAGGTGCGCTACGAGTCGCTGGGCGCCGCCAAGGACGTGGAGAACGTGCGCGAGCGCGTGGCCACGGTGCTCAACGGCCAGGACAAGGCCGCGAAGTTCGCCGAGCGGATCACCCTCGACGTGCTCGCCTACGCCAGCCGCCGGATTCCGGAGATCGCCGATGACGTGGTCAACATCGACCGCGGCATGCGCTGGGGCTTCGCGTGGGACCTGGGGCCCTTCGAGACCTGGGACGCCTACGGTGTGAAGAAGGGCGTGGAGCGGATGAAGGAGCTGGGCCTCAAGCCCGCCGCCTGGGTGGAGGAGATGCTGGCCGCGGGCCGCACGTCCTTCTACGGCGTGGAGAACGGCAAGGACACCTACTGGGACATCCCCACCAGGTCCGTGAAGGTGGTGCCGGAGAACGCCCGCACGGCGCGCGTGGAGTACCTCAAGCGCGGCAACAAGAAGATCACCGGCAACGACAGCGCCACGCTCTGGGACATGGGCGATGGGGTGACGCTGCTCGAGTTCCACACGAAGATGAACTCCATCGACGATGGAATCATCGCGATGATGAACACGGCCCTGGACGAGACGGAGAAGAACTTCCGCGGCCTGGTCGTCGGCAACGATGGGGCGAACTTCTCGGCGGGCGCCAACATCATGGCCATGCTGTGGGCGGCCAAGAACGGTGAGTTCGACACCCTGCGCCAGATGGCGGGGGCGCTCCAGGCGGCCAACCAGCGCATGCGCTACAGCCCGGTGCCGGTGGTGACGGCGCCCTTCAACCTGACGCTCGGCGGCGGCGCCGAGGTGACGATGGGCGGCAACGCCATCCAGGCCTCGAGCGAGCTGTACATGGGCCTCGTCGAGGTGGGCGTGGGCCTCATCCCCGGCGGCGGCGGCACCATGATGCTGCTGCGCAACGTGTACGGCGCGTACTCGGCGGACAAGGACTTCGACGCGTTCCCCTTCATCAAGAAGGTGTTCCTGTCGATCGGCACGGCGAAGGTGGCCACCAGCGCCGAGGAGGCCCGGGAGCTGGGCTTCCTGTCGCAGGCGGACGGCATCAGCGCCAACCGCGACTTCCTGCTGTCGGACGCCAAGCAGCGGGTGCTGGGCATGGCCAACGCGGGCTTCCGCGCGCCCCGGCCCACGCGCTTCCGCCTGCCCGGGCCCAGCGGCTACGCCACCATCGACATGATGCTCTACGACATGGAGCTCAACGGCCAGGTCTCCGCGCATGACCGGAAGATCGCCCAGAAGCTGGCGCGGGTGCTCACCGGTGGCGACACCAGCCCGTCCGTGCTCCTCACCGAGGAGCGGCTGCTGGAGCTGGAGCTGGAGGCGTTCCTCAGCCTGTGCGGCGAGGAGAAGACGCAGGACCGGCTGATGTACATGCTCGAGAAGGGCAAGCCGCTGCGCAACTGA
- a CDS encoding thiolase family protein produces MPGRVVIASAVRTPFTRAHKGEFKDTRPDTLAALAIKEAVARVPGLKPEEVEDVILGCAMPEAEQGMNVARNAALLAGLPDTVPGMTINRFCSSGTQSIAQAAQAILSGMSQVIVAGGTESMTMVPMGGNKVSANPEIMEKFPEVYTSMGATAENIASRYGVSREDADKFAYESQRKAATAREQGKFKDEIFPVTTTVYDEDGKAQQVTVSVDTILRPDTTLEGLAKLRPAFNQKGVVTAGNASPLTDGAAAAVVMSEEKAQQLGVKPLGYFLDYQVAGVPPDIMGVGPVPAVKKLLAKNNLKIEDIDVFELNEAFAAQALHCIRELGIPQDKVNPNGGAIALGHPLGVSGTRLVATILRELKRRNGRYGVVTMCIGGGMGAAALIELAK; encoded by the coding sequence ATGCCCGGTCGAGTCGTGATTGCCAGCGCGGTGCGCACCCCGTTCACCCGCGCGCACAAGGGAGAGTTCAAGGACACCCGGCCCGACACGCTCGCGGCCCTCGCCATCAAGGAGGCCGTCGCGCGCGTCCCCGGCCTCAAGCCCGAGGAAGTGGAGGATGTGATCCTCGGCTGTGCCATGCCCGAGGCGGAGCAGGGGATGAACGTCGCCCGCAACGCCGCCCTGCTCGCTGGGCTGCCGGACACGGTGCCGGGGATGACCATCAACCGCTTCTGCTCGTCGGGCACGCAGTCCATCGCCCAGGCTGCGCAGGCCATCCTGTCGGGGATGAGCCAGGTCATCGTGGCGGGTGGCACCGAGTCCATGACCATGGTCCCCATGGGTGGCAACAAGGTGAGCGCCAACCCGGAGATCATGGAGAAGTTCCCGGAGGTCTACACCTCCATGGGCGCCACCGCGGAGAACATCGCCTCGCGCTACGGCGTGTCGCGCGAGGACGCGGACAAGTTCGCCTACGAGAGCCAGCGCAAGGCGGCCACCGCGCGCGAGCAGGGCAAGTTCAAGGACGAGATCTTCCCGGTGACGACCACCGTCTATGACGAGGACGGCAAGGCGCAGCAGGTGACGGTCTCGGTGGACACCATCCTGCGTCCGGACACCACGCTGGAGGGTCTGGCCAAGCTCCGGCCGGCCTTCAACCAGAAGGGCGTGGTGACGGCCGGAAACGCGTCGCCACTGACGGACGGCGCGGCGGCGGCGGTGGTGATGAGCGAGGAGAAGGCCCAGCAGCTGGGCGTGAAGCCGCTCGGCTACTTCCTGGACTACCAGGTGGCCGGCGTGCCTCCGGACATCATGGGCGTGGGCCCGGTGCCGGCGGTGAAGAAGCTGCTGGCGAAGAACAACCTCAAGATCGAAGACATCGACGTCTTCGAGCTGAACGAGGCCTTCGCCGCGCAGGCGCTGCACTGCATCCGGGAGCTGGGCATCCCGCAGGACAAGGTGAACCCGAACGGCGGCGCCATCGCGCTGGGTCACCCGCTGGGCGTGTCCGGTACGCGTCTGGTGGCCACCATCCTGCGCGAGCTGAAGCGGCGCAACGGCCGCTACGGCGTGGTGACGATGTGCATCGGCGGTGGCATGGGCGCCGCGGCGCTCATCGAGCTGGCGAAGTAA
- a CDS encoding P1 family peptidase translates to MNHSAPFRLVSALLLLCLPGVGGAQTTQTKPAPTKPRARALGITFGGQTGPLNAITDVPGVVVGHTTLISGDGKLTEGKGPVRTGVTAVLPRGRERVAEPVFAATYALNGNGEMTGTIWLNESGLLSGPVMLTNTNSVGVVRDAVVAWGVKRQLAWELSLSVVAETYDGILNDINGFHVKQEHALRALDEARGGPVPEGNVGGGTGMICHGFKGGIGTASRKLPEALGGYTLGVLVQCNYGSRRLFSVEGAPVGEEIRDLQACYTGSEAPSSPLIHGMRPCSQSASLTTSTLPEGLGSIIVLVATDAPLLPHQLARIARRVPLAIGKMGGLGEDSSGDIFLAFSTQPTRPPAGSPVARVSSLDNEHLNPLFEATVQATQEAILNAMLAAETQTGADGVRVFALPHERLLRALRKYGRQ, encoded by the coding sequence ATGAACCACTCCGCTCCCTTCCGCCTCGTGTCCGCGCTGCTCCTCCTGTGCCTTCCGGGGGTGGGTGGTGCGCAGACCACCCAGACGAAGCCCGCTCCGACGAAGCCGCGCGCGCGTGCGCTGGGCATCACCTTCGGCGGCCAGACCGGTCCGCTCAATGCCATCACGGACGTGCCGGGTGTGGTGGTCGGTCACACGACGCTCATTTCCGGAGACGGCAAGCTCACGGAGGGCAAGGGGCCCGTGCGCACGGGGGTCACCGCGGTGCTGCCTCGCGGGCGTGAGCGCGTCGCCGAGCCCGTCTTCGCGGCCACCTACGCCCTCAATGGCAATGGCGAGATGACCGGCACGATCTGGTTGAACGAGTCGGGTCTGCTCTCCGGTCCCGTCATGCTGACCAACACCAACAGCGTGGGGGTGGTTCGTGACGCGGTGGTGGCGTGGGGCGTCAAGCGGCAGCTCGCATGGGAGCTCAGCCTGTCCGTGGTGGCGGAGACCTACGACGGCATCCTCAACGACATCAACGGCTTCCACGTCAAACAGGAGCATGCCTTGCGCGCGCTCGATGAAGCGCGGGGCGGTCCGGTGCCCGAGGGCAATGTGGGCGGCGGGACGGGGATGATCTGCCACGGCTTCAAGGGTGGCATCGGCACGGCCTCGCGCAAGCTGCCCGAGGCGCTCGGTGGCTACACCCTGGGCGTATTGGTGCAGTGTAACTACGGCAGCCGCAGGCTCTTCTCGGTGGAGGGTGCTCCGGTGGGGGAGGAGATCCGCGATCTCCAGGCCTGCTATACGGGGAGTGAGGCCCCGTCGTCGCCGCTCATCCATGGCATGCGACCGTGCTCGCAGAGCGCCAGTCTCACCACGTCCACCCTCCCCGAGGGCCTGGGCTCCATCATCGTGCTGGTGGCCACCGATGCGCCGCTGCTCCCGCACCAGCTGGCACGCATCGCTCGCCGGGTCCCACTCGCCATCGGAAAGATGGGCGGCCTGGGCGAGGACTCCTCGGGCGACATCTTCCTCGCCTTCTCCACCCAGCCCACCCGACCGCCCGCGGGTAGCCCCGTGGCCCGGGTCTCCTCGCTGGACAACGAGCACCTCAACCCACTCTTCGAGGCGACGGTGCAGGCCACCCAGGAGGCCATCCTCAACGCCATGCTCGCCGCCGAGACCCAGACAGGCGCGGATGGCGTCCGCGTCTTCGCCCTGCCGCACGAGCGGCTCCTGCGGGCCCTGCGCAAGTACGGCCGGCAATGA